A region from the Rosa rugosa chromosome 6, drRosRugo1.1, whole genome shotgun sequence genome encodes:
- the LOC133716116 gene encoding protein FAR1-RELATED SEQUENCE 5-like, which yields MLEKHNLKEDKWLKNLFDVREKWALVYGRHTFTADMMSTQRSESMNNILKKYLKPSYDLLCFFEHYERVLADRRYEELIADFKMMQTSPVLSANVEMLQHAEEVYTPEAFILFQQQYTSIGDYVANKVSKSEMQYEYKVSYRGVAREHLVKFDASMQTITCSCMKFNFVGILCRHAMKVLDRKNVRRIPPTCILNRWSKEAKARSITSYHGPKTNENLKQSIGKRYSHLCRNYREIASFASEHEELTRYANEYAIELLKNLEEKKKKLLKEDAWVIQTSDVGALEGEVSNARGVKRKATDFIPTSDNCEQQEVNEYEVLMLDSATQESNLSAGTQVSVYGTGLTLQNDFSFTQMLQEISMNHICSSQSNEGGKEQSGS from the exons ATGCTCGAGAAGCACAATTTGAAGGAGGATAAATGGTTAAAGAATTTGTTTGATGTGAGAGAAAAATGGGCATTGGTATACGGGCGACATACTTTTACTGCAGATATGATGAGTACACAACGTAGTGAGAGTATGaataatattttgaaaaaatACTTGAAGCCTAGTTATGACCTGTTGTGCTTCTTTGAACACTATGAGAGAGTTTTGGCTGATCGAAGATATGAAGAATTAATTGCTGACTTTAAGATGATGCAAACTTCTCCTGTGTTATCTGCTAACGTAGAGATGTTGCAACATGCAGAGGAGGTGTATACCCCAGAAGCTTTTATACTCTTCCAGCAACAATACACAAGTATTGGTGATTATGTTGCTAATAAAGTTAGCAAGTCTGAGATGCAATATGAATACAAAGTATCTTATCGTGGTGTTGCTCGAGAGCATTTGGTAAAATTTGATGCTTCAATGCAAACAATAACTTGTAGTTGCATGAAGTTTAATTTTGTTGGGATTTTATGCCGTCATGCAATGAAAGTGTTGGATAGGAAGAATGTGAGAAGAATCCCTCCTACTTGCATATTAAATCGATGGAGTAAAGAAGCTAAGGCAAGGAGCATCACTAGTTATCATGGACCAAAGACTAATGAAAATCTGAAGCAGTCGATTGGAAAGCGATACAGCCATTTGTGTCGTAATTATCGTGAGATTGCATCCTTTGCCTCAGAACATGAGGAACTAACAAGGTATGCAAATGAATATGCCATTGAGTTGCTTAAAAAtttggaagaaaagaagaagaaactgttGAAAGAAGATGCATGGGTGATTCAAACATCAGATGTTGGAGCTTTAGAAGGTGAAGTATCAAATGCACGTGGAGTTAAAAGAAAAGCTACT GACTTTATTCCTACTAGTGACAATTGCGAGCAACAAGAAGTCAATGAATATGAAGTTCTAATGCTTGATTCAGCAACTCAA GAGTCCAATCTTAGTGCTGGTACCCAAGTATCAGTTTATGGCACAGGTCTAACTTTGCAGAACGACTTTTCTTTCACTCAAATGCTCCAG gaaatttcaATGAATCATATTTGCTCTTCACAAAGCAATGAAGGAGGCAAAGAGCAGTCTGGAAGTTGA